The Mycolicibacterium duvalii DNA window CCGACGACCAGCAGCGAGGTGGCGATGGCCTGCTTGGCGTCCATTCCGGCCACGTAGGCCAGCAGCGGAACGGTCAGGATGGATCCGCCGCCGCCGAGCAACCCGAGGGCGACGCCGACGAAGACGGCCAGACCGATGGCGAGCGCAATCATGGTCGGTCAGCTCACTTCGCGGTCGCGGGGTTGGCGTCCACGAGCTGGGACACGATGCTCTGAGCGTCGCAGGCGGCGCCGCGGTTGTAGGGCAGCTTGGCCAGCAGCATGCCCATCGCGCACGTGTTGGACAGCGCCGCGAAGGTCAGGCCGCCACCGACGACGCCGGCCACCCACTTCAGTTTGGGGGCGGCGATGCTGCCCAGGATGCTGGTCAGCACGATCGAGCCGGCGACCAGGCGGACCTGGCGTTCGAGGTCCCACCGCGCGGCGCCGCGGTTGACCGCGAAGCCCTTGGCCTCCCAGGCGGTGATGCCGCCGTCGAGGATGTGCACGTTGGTCAGCCCGGCGGTGCGCAACGTCTCCTCGGCCTGGGCGGCGCGCTGGCCGGACCGGCAGACCAGGACGACGTCCTCGTCGAGGTGCTTGATGATCTCGTCGCGGTGTTCACGCAACAGATCCAGCGGCACGTTGTAGGCGCCGGCGATGTGGGCGGTCTCGAACTCGCCGGGGGTCCGGACATCGAGCACGCGCGGCGGAGTGGCCGACCCGAGCATCTGGCTGAGGTCGTGCGAGTCGATGGTGGCAGGTGCGGTCATCGTTTTCGATCCTTTCCGGAAGGGTGACCCCCCATGGTCGTATACCGCTGGGGGTATGCTGAGGGCCATCGTACACATACCCCCAGGGGTAAATGCAAGAAGGAATTTTTATACCCCCTAGGGTACTTGACATACCCACAGGGGTATCGGCAGTCTGATGGTCAGAAGGCCGCACCCGAGCACTGAAGGAAAGGAACGCTGCCATGAAGTTCATCCAGTACTACCTGGACTGCCTGTCCCACGCGTCGTATCTGATCGCCGACGAAACCACCGGCCGGGCCGTGGTCGTCGACCCCCAGCGCGACGTGGCGGAGTACCTGTCGGATGCCGAGAAGTTCGGCTACCGCATCGAGCTCGTCATCGAGACGCACTTCCACGCCGACTTCCTGTCGGGCCACTTGGAGCTCGCCAAGGCGACCGGCGCCAAGATCGTGTACTCGTCGGTCGCCGAGACCGAGTTCGAGTCGATGGGCGTGGCCGACGGCGAGCGCTACTCGCTGGGCGACGTGACGCTCGAGTTCCGGCACACCCCTGGCCACACCCCGGAATCGCTGAGCATCGTGGTCTACGAGCACGCCGGCGATGAGGTGCCCTACGGCGTGCTGACCGGGGACGCGCTGTTCATCGGTGATGTGGGCCGCCCCGACCTGCTGGCTTCGATCGGGTTCACCCGTGAGGAACTGGCAGAGAAGCTCTACGACTCGCTGCACAACAAGCTGATGACCCTGCCGGATGCCACCCGGGTCTACCCGGCCCACGGCGCAGGCTCAGCGTGCGGGAAGAACCTGTCCACCGAGCGGTGGTCGACGATCGGGGAGCAGAAGGAGACGAACTACGCGCTGCGCGCCCCCGACAAGGACACGTTCATGGCGCTGGTCACCGAAGGTCAGCCGCCCGCGCCGAGCTACTTCGTCTACGACGCAGTGCTCAACCGCAAGGACCGCGAGCTGCTCGACGAGACCAAAATGCCGACCGCGATGACCTACGAGCAGGTGCGTGACGCGATGAAGGCCGGCGCGATGCTGGTCGACGGACGAGGACCGGAGGAGTTCGCGCTGGGTCACCTGCGCGGCGCGGTCAACATCGGGCTGGAGGGCCGGTACGCCGAGTTCGCCGGATCCGTGGTGCCCAGCGACGTCGACATCGTGCTGTTCACCGAGCCCGGCCAGGAATTGGAGGCCAAGACCCGGTTGGCGCGCATCGGTTTCGACCGGGTGATCGGCTATCTGGACCGCCCGTTCGAGGTGATGTTCAACCACCAGGACGACGTTCAGACGGCGTCCCGGCTGACCGCCAAGGCGTTCGACCAGCGCGCAGCCGAGCTGACCGACCTGCAGATCGTCGATGTCCGCAATCCCGGCGAGGTTGCCGCGGGGACCATCCCCAACGCGGTCACCATCCCGGTGGGCCAGTTGCCCGGCCGGCTGGACGAACTGGATCCGGCCCGCCCGACCGTCGTCTACTGCGCCGGCGGCTACCGGTCATCGGTGGCCGCAAGCCTGTTGCGACAGAACGGCTTCAGCGACGTCAGCGACATTCTGGGCGGATACGGCGCCTGGGATGAAGCTCGGCAGAACGCCTGAGCGGCAGGAGAGATCATGGCTACCGCGAAACATCAGATCGTGATCGTCGGCGGTGGTACCGCCGGCATCTCGGTGGCGGCCCGCCTGCTGCGGCGCGGCTACTCCGACGTGGCCGTCATCGAACCGTCCGAGACGCACTACTACCAACCGCTGTGGACGCTGGTCGGCGGCGGACAGGCTGAAGCGTCGACGACGGCGCGGCCGGAAGCCTCGGTGATGCCCAGGAATGCGACCTGGATCAGAAACGCGGTGGCCGCGGTCGACCCGGACAACAACACGGTCACCTGCGCCGACGGGACAGACTACGAGTACGACGTGCTCGTGGTCTGTCCCGGGATCCAGCTGGACTGGGACCGCACCGAAGGTCTGGCCGATGCGCTCGGCAAGGACGGTGTGTCGTCGAACTACCGGTTCGACCTGGCGCCCCGGACCTGGGACTTCATCCGTGATCTCCGTTCGGGGACAGCGGTGTTCGCGATGCCGTCCGGTCCGATCAAATGTGCCGGAGCGCCTCAGAAGATCGCCTACCTGGCCAGTGACTACTGGCGGAAGCAGGGCGTTCTGAAGGACATCGACGTACATCTGGTGGTGCCCACACCGCGACTGTTCGGCATCCCGGCGATCGCCGACAGCCTCGATGCGGTCGCTGCGGACTACGGCATCACCGTGCACACGAACGCCGAAGTGACCGCTGTCGACGCGGCGGCGCACAAGGTGACCGTGACCGCGGAGGGCGGCTCGAACATCGCGCTGCCCTACGACGTGTTGCACGCCGTACCACGTCAATCGGCGCCGGACTGGATCAAGGCCAGCCCCGTCTCGACCGGTGCGGCAGGCGGATACGTCGAGATCGACAAGCACACCATGCAGCATGTGCGCTACCCCAACGTGTTCAGCCTCGGCGACGCCGGGTCGTCCCCCAACTCGAAAACCGGTGCGGCGATCCGTAAGCAGGCTCCGGTGGTGGTCGACAACATCGAGGCCCTACTGACCCGTCGGCCGCTGACCGCGTCGTACAACGGCTATGGGTCATGCCCGATCGTGACGTCCTCGCATGCGATGTTGCTCGCGGAGTTCGACTACGACCTGAACCTGACACCGTCGTTTCCGTTGCTCGACCCGACCAAGCCGCACCGCGGCTACTGGTACCTCAAGAAGTACGGGCTGCCGTACATGTATTGGAACCTGATGTTGAAAGGACTGGCTTGATCATGGCCACCAGGAACCTGACCTACGACGACTTCGAATCCACGATCACCGACAACTCGGTTGTCCTGGTCGACTTCTGGGCGTCGTGGTGCGGACCCTGCCGCGCGTTCGCCCCGATCTTCGAGCGCTCGTCGCAGGCCCACCCCGACGTCGTGCACGCCAAGGTGGACACCGAGCGTGAGCGCGACCTGGCGGCCACGCTGGAGATCAGCTCGATCCCCACGGTGATGGCCTTCCGGGACGGCGTGCTGGTTCACCGCCAGCCCGGTGCGATGCATCCGGCTGCGCTGGAGGACCTGATCGGCCGGGTCAGAGCACTGGACATGGATGACGTCCGGGCCAAGATCGCCGCCCGCAAGGCCGGCTGAGCCGATCTCACGCGGCGGCCTTGTCGTAGGGGACCGGGCCCGGCGCTTCGGCGGTGCCCGGCGTCACGGTCCCCCCGATCGGGCAGCGTGAGGTCTCGGGCAGCTTGAGCAACGCCAGCGCCCCGATGACGCAGGCACCCATCATGTAGTACGCCGGGAACAGCATGTCGCCCGTGGAGTTGGTGAGCCAGTCGTTGACCGCCGGCGCGGTCCCGCCGAAGATCGACGTCGACACGTTGTAGGCGATCGCGAACCCGGCGTAGCGCACCTGCGTGGGGAACATCGCCGGGAAGGTCGCCGAGATGGTCGCCAGCTGCGGCACATAGAGCAGTCCGAGCACGGCGAACCCGATCACCGCGCCGGCGATGTTGGTGCCCATCAGCATGAACATCGGCACGCCGGCGACGAACAGGCCGATCAACGAGAACCACCACAACGGTTTTCGTCCGACCCGGTCGCTGAGCAGACCGGCGAACGGGACGAACACCATCATCGCCAGCATGCCGATCACCGGAACCATCAGAGACTGGTCGGAGGTCAACCCGATCTGGGTCTCCAGGTAGGTCGGCATGTAGCTCAGCAAGGTGTAGTTCACGACGTTGAGGGCGACCACCAGGCCGCCGAGCCGCACGATCGGGCGC harbors:
- a CDS encoding rhodanese-like domain-containing protein, encoding MTAPATIDSHDLSQMLGSATPPRVLDVRTPGEFETAHIAGAYNVPLDLLREHRDEIIKHLDEDVVLVCRSGQRAAQAEETLRTAGLTNVHILDGGITAWEAKGFAVNRGAARWDLERQVRLVAGSIVLTSILGSIAAPKLKWVAGVVGGGLTFAALSNTCAMGMLLAKLPYNRGAACDAQSIVSQLVDANPATAK
- a CDS encoding MBL fold metallo-hydrolase, whose product is MKFIQYYLDCLSHASYLIADETTGRAVVVDPQRDVAEYLSDAEKFGYRIELVIETHFHADFLSGHLELAKATGAKIVYSSVAETEFESMGVADGERYSLGDVTLEFRHTPGHTPESLSIVVYEHAGDEVPYGVLTGDALFIGDVGRPDLLASIGFTREELAEKLYDSLHNKLMTLPDATRVYPAHGAGSACGKNLSTERWSTIGEQKETNYALRAPDKDTFMALVTEGQPPAPSYFVYDAVLNRKDRELLDETKMPTAMTYEQVRDAMKAGAMLVDGRGPEEFALGHLRGAVNIGLEGRYAEFAGSVVPSDVDIVLFTEPGQELEAKTRLARIGFDRVIGYLDRPFEVMFNHQDDVQTASRLTAKAFDQRAAELTDLQIVDVRNPGEVAAGTIPNAVTIPVGQLPGRLDELDPARPTVVYCAGGYRSSVAASLLRQNGFSDVSDILGGYGAWDEARQNA
- a CDS encoding NAD(P)/FAD-dependent oxidoreductase, with amino-acid sequence MATAKHQIVIVGGGTAGISVAARLLRRGYSDVAVIEPSETHYYQPLWTLVGGGQAEASTTARPEASVMPRNATWIRNAVAAVDPDNNTVTCADGTDYEYDVLVVCPGIQLDWDRTEGLADALGKDGVSSNYRFDLAPRTWDFIRDLRSGTAVFAMPSGPIKCAGAPQKIAYLASDYWRKQGVLKDIDVHLVVPTPRLFGIPAIADSLDAVAADYGITVHTNAEVTAVDAAAHKVTVTAEGGSNIALPYDVLHAVPRQSAPDWIKASPVSTGAAGGYVEIDKHTMQHVRYPNVFSLGDAGSSPNSKTGAAIRKQAPVVVDNIEALLTRRPLTASYNGYGSCPIVTSSHAMLLAEFDYDLNLTPSFPLLDPTKPHRGYWYLKKYGLPYMYWNLMLKGLA
- the trxA gene encoding thioredoxin, whose protein sequence is MATRNLTYDDFESTITDNSVVLVDFWASWCGPCRAFAPIFERSSQAHPDVVHAKVDTERERDLAATLEISSIPTVMAFRDGVLVHRQPGAMHPAALEDLIGRVRALDMDDVRAKIAARKAG